A region from the Corylus avellana chromosome ca7, CavTom2PMs-1.0 genome encodes:
- the LOC132187787 gene encoding CASP-like protein 4C1, whose amino-acid sequence MRSPQALRNGENPSPHPRIPHFHSTVSVQKLRRFNSLGLVFRLAAFCFSLAASVFMLTNSHGSASPHWYDFDAFRFVFAANAIVAVYSLFELVASVWEISRGATLFPEILQVWFDFGHDQVFAYLLLSANSAGTAMEKALKGTDTCTATNAFCIQSDISIALGFAGFLFLGFSSLLSGFRVVSFIINGSRFHL is encoded by the exons ATGCGATCCCCTCAGGCCCTCCGTAACGGCGAGAACCCCTCCCCTCACCCTCGCATCCCTCACTTCCACTCCACCGTGTCGGTGCAGAAGCTCCGCCGATTCAACTCGCTCGGACTCGTCTTTCGCCTAGCCGCGTTTTGCTTCTCCCTCGCTGCCTCTGTTTTCATGCTCACCAACTCCCATGGCTCCGCTTCTCCGCATTGGTACGATTTCGACGCCTTCAG ATTCGTGTTCGCTGCGAATGCGATAGTGGCCGTGTACTCTCTCTTCGAACTGGTAGCCTCTGTTTGGGAAATCTCCAGAGGAGCCACTCTGTTCCCCGAAATCCTTCAGGTCTGGTTCGACTTCGGCCACGACCAG GTGTTCGCGTACCTGCTACTGTCGGCGAACTCGGCGGGAACAGCGATGGAAAAGGCGCTAAAAGGAACGGACACGTGTACGGCCACGAACGCATTCTGCATCCAGTCGGACATCTCGATTGCCTTGGGATTCGCCGGGTTTCTGTTCCTAGGGTTTTCGTCTCTGCTTTCGGGGTTTCGGGTCGTCAGTTTCATAATCAACGGCTCACGTTTTCACCTATGA
- the LOC132187460 gene encoding uncharacterized protein LOC132187460 isoform X1 — MKGKKATMLTFAEKCKSILASNWQGHLNTIKADAKGSKGDIYTSKVKYILRRGKPYIWVPEDDFHNVNTIIDERGSFAVSSPFPGPLSSLLRSMKKLPARVALTGDVEPLKDGKLRYLFLKRTYSSIYHLIVEPHLAQSATESLREVILSEQKAMSECSYTVSGVLSSSNPSSTSRSESLKELLEGDEKYVIYKFNLSSSMFIDGNGGTFEVDLEDIRASKADPLARFSSRLIDGINQSEARRRALMLFCFVYFNANARDAYALSIDRNGFDVLGKVPSPVLKDGCSQFQWKGFRFALKEEANDVETFCRQLVEMEEEAVKKVSGYSGLG; from the exons ATGAAGGGCAAGAAGGCAACAATGCTAACATTTGCAGAGAAATGCAAg AGCATATTGGCGTCGAATTGGCAAGGCCACCTCAATACCATTAAAGCTGACGCCAAAGGAAG CAAGGGAGATATCTACACATCAAAGGTTAAGTACATACTCAGAAGAGGGAAGCCATATATTTGGGTGCCTGAAGATGATTTTCATAATGTG AACACAATCATTGATGAACGTGGTTCATTTGCCGTGAGCAGTCCCTTCCCAGGACCACTGTCAAGCTTGCTTAGATCGATGAAGAAG CTACCAGCTCGGGTTGCTTTGACTGGGGATGTAGAGCCTCTTAAAGATGGAAAG CTCCGATACCTGTTCCTCAAAAGGACTTACAGTTCAATATATCACCTAATTGTGGAGCCACACCTT GCTCAGTCTGCAACAGAAAGCCTTAGAGAAGTCATATTATCTGAACAGAAAGCAATGAGTGAGTGCAGTTATACGGTTTCCGGTGTATTAAGTTCATCTAATCCTAGTTCTACATCTCGAAGTGAGAGCCTTAAGGAGCTATTGGAAGGGGATGAAAAATATGTGATTTATAAGTTCAATTTGAG TTCCTCCATGTTTATTGATGGCAATGGAGGCACTTTTGAAGTAGATCTGGAAGATATACGAGCATCCAAAGCAGATCCGCTAG CACGCTTCTCTTCGAGGCTAATTGATGGGATTAATCAAAGTGAAGCAAGGCGTAGAGCTTTGATGCTCTTTTGTTTTGTATACTTCAATGCAAATGCAAGG GATGCATATGCGCTCTCTATTGATCGCAATGGATTTGATGTGCTGGGGAAGGTCCCTAGTCCAGTGTTGAAGGATGGCTGCAGCCAATTCCAGTGGAAGGGGTTTAGGTTCGCGTTGAAGGAAGAGGCAAATGATGTTGAAACTTTCTGCCGTCAACTTGTGGAAATGGAAGAGGAGGCTGTCAAAAAAGTATCAGGCTACAGTGGTCTAGGATAA
- the LOC132188475 gene encoding geranylgeranyl transferase type-1 subunit beta isoform X2 has protein sequence MESEWDPLDEPLSPPRFSSVFERDRHVAYMEMMYQLLPSPYETQEVNRLTLAYFVISGLHLLSVLDRVDKEAVASWVLSLQAHPTNRAELNDGKFYGFHGSRTSQFPPDNNGVLGHNNSHLASTYCALAILKIVGYDFSTIDSKTILTSMRNLQQPDGSFMPIRTGAETDLRFVYCAAAICFMLEDWRGMDKEKAKEYIINCQSYDGGFGLIPGSESHGGATYCAVASLRLMGVIGDDILSTSVAPSIIDVPLLLDWILQRQATDGGFQGRPNKDSDTCYAFWIGAVLHMLGCYKLIDEKALRRFLLTCQSEYGGFSKFSGSVFPGQVPDLYHSYYGLTAFSLLGESGMNPLCFELGIADLAATGLLI, from the exons ATGGAGTCGGAGTGGGACCCATTGGACGAGCCACTGTCTCCGCCTCGTTTTTCGTCGGTATTCGAGAGGGATCGACACGTGGCGTACATGGAGATGATGTACCAGCTGTTGCCGTCGCCGTACGAGACGCAGGAGGTCAACCGCCTCACCCTCGCCTACTTCGTCATCTCCGGCCTCCACCTCCTCTCCGTCCTTGATCGc GTTGACAAGGAAGCGGTTGCTAGTTGGGTTTTATCCTTGCAAGCTCACCCAACAAATAGAGCTGAACTGAATGATG GAAAATTTTATGGGTTCCATGGTTCTAGAACTTCTCAATTTCCTCCAGACAATAATGGG GTTTTGGGTCACAATAATAGTCATCTGGCAAGTACATACTGTGCCCTAGCCATACTAAAGATTGTTGGCTATGACTTCTCAACTATTGACTCTAAGACGATATTGACATCAATGAGAAACCTTCAACAGCCTGATGGAAG TTTTATGCCTATCCGCACTGGGGCAGAGACAGATCTTCGCTTTGTATATTGTGCCG CTGCCATCTGTTTTATGTTGGAGGATTGGAGGGGCATGGATAAGGAGAAAGCGAAGGAGTACATAATAAATTGCCAG TCATACGATGGTGGCTTTGGATTGATACCTGGTTCAGAATCTCATG GTGGTGCAACTTACTGTGCTGTTGCATCTCTTCGATTAATGGGAGTCATTGGAGATGATATTCTGTCTACTAGTGTGGCTCCTTCGATCATAGATGTGCCCTTGCTGCTGGATTGGATCTTGCAG AGGCAGGCAACTGACGGTGGTTTTCAAGGTAGACCCAACAAAGATAGTGATACCTGTTATGCATTTTG GATTGGAGCGGTTTTACACATGTTAGGGTGCTACAAACTAATTGATGAAAAAGCTTTACGTCGATTTTTGCTGACTTGTCAGTCTGAG TATGGTGGTTTCAGTAAGTTCTCGGGGAGTGTATTCCCAGGGCAAGTGCCAGATTTGTACCACTCCTATTATGGATTGACTGCATTCAGCCTCTTGGGAGAATCGGGCATGAACCCACTGTGTTTTGAGCTGGGAATAGCAGATCTGGCTGCCACAGGCCTCTTGATTTAA
- the LOC132188090 gene encoding CLAVATA3/ESR (CLE)-related protein 46-like — protein MQVQAQPKMKRKEIQIYLLLAFILTTSQCYYSTAMRNIHSAESVGFKLKPAQARESSAAGHMSATWINKSGIQDQKTAHKVPSGPSPIGNRHPPILRRG, from the exons ATGCAAGTACAAGCTCAGCCCAAGATGAAGAGAAAAGAGATTCAAATATATCTTCTCTTGGCCTTCATCCTCACTACTTCTCAATGTTATTACTCCACAGCTATGAGGAATATTCACTCTGCAGAATCAG TTGGTTTCAAGCTCAAACCTGCACAAGCAAGAGAAAGCTCAGCTGCAGGACACATGTCAGCTACTTGG ATCAACAAATCAGGAATACAGGACCAAAAAACTGCTCATAAGGTTCCTTCAGGACCCAGTCCCATTGGTAATCGGCACCCACCAATACTCAGGCGTGGTTGA
- the LOC132186915 gene encoding uncharacterized protein LOC132186915 encodes MKSLSSVGLGLSVVFGCLFLALVAELYYLLWWKKRLTNREMENDYSSPARELFYMFCWKRSASLRHAALDPQELCSSAGIAATGTLVHEPEAQLQMLQSSKDFLLKPFGEDSMEAEFMRLQDLSGPPRFLFTIIEETKEDLESEDGKSRGDKSEKESRSRSLSDLLPTVETPYLTPLASPFFTPPLTPMDSCNQHGGFNPLFESAKDAEFNRIKSSPPPKFKFLQDAEEKLKRKLMEAAAAEAKEKVHESDELVQEHRNKAPKDEEEGSFITIIVDKYKERELNHHLPQYHSSTSSQVIPLASSPSTFRAPINKKAN; translated from the coding sequence atgaaatctttgagtaGTGTAGGACTTGGCCTGAGTGTAGTTTTTGGCTGCCTTTTCTTGGCTCTTGTTGCTGAGCTTTACTACTTATTGTGGTGGAAGAAGAGGTTAACCAACAGAGAGATGGAAAATGACTACAGCAGCCCAGCAAGAGAGCTATTCTACATGTTTTGCTGGAAAAGGTCTGCTTCTTTGAGGCACGCAGCTTTGGATCCCCAAGAACTTTGCTCTTCTGCAGGAATCGCAGCCACAGGCACCCTTGTCCATGAACCAGAAGCCCAGCTTCAGATGCTGCAGTCAAGCAAGGATTTTTTGCTCAAACCCTTTGGGGAGGATAGCATGGAGGCAGAGTTTATGAGGCTGCAAGACCTCTCAGGCCCTCCAAGATTCCTCTTCACAATTATAGAGGAAACGAAAGAGGATTTAGAATCTGAAGATGGCAAGTCTAGGGGTGATAAGAGTGAAAAGGAGTCAAGAAGCAGGAGCTTGAGTGATTTGCTTCCAACTGTGGAGACTCCATATTTGACTCCTCTGGCTTCCCCTTTTTTCACTCCCCCACTTACTCCTATGGACTCCTGCAACCAGCATGGTGGATTCAACCCTCTCTTTGAATCAGCAAAAGATGCAGAGTTCAACAGGATAAAGTCCTCACCTCCTCCAAAATTCAAGTTCTTGCAGGATGCAGAGGagaaacttaaaagaaaactaatggaagcagcagcagcagaagCTAAAGAAAAGGTTCATGAGAGTGATGAACTTgttcaagaacacagaaataAAGCTCCCAAAGATGAGGAAGAGGGGTCTTTCATCACAATCATTGTTGATAAGTACAAAGAAAGAGAGCTTAATCATCATCTACCCCAGTACCATTCAAGCACTTCTTCACAGGTGATTCCTCTAGCTTCCTCACCTTCAACATTCAGAGCACCCATTAACAAGAAGGCCAATTGA
- the LOC132187383 gene encoding ubiquitin-conjugating enzyme E2 14-like — protein MAASQASLLLQKQLKDLCKRPVDGFSAGLVDETDVFKWNVTIMGPPETLYDGGFFNAIMSFPSNYPQSPPTVRFTSEMWHPNVYQDGTVCISILHPPGEDPNGYEHASERWSPVHTVESIVLSIISMLSSPNDESPANVDAAKEWRETKDEFRRKVRRCVRRSQEML, from the exons ATGGCAGCGTCTCAAGCAAGCCTCCTCCTCCAAAAGCAACTCAAAG ATCTCTGTAAAAGACCGGTGGACGGCTTCTCGGCTGGTCTGGTCGACGAGACCGATGTGTTCAAGTGGAACGTCACGATTATGGGGCCTCCCGAAACGCTTTA TGATGGAGGTTTCTTTAATGCCATTATGAGCTTTCCCTCTAACTACCCTCAAAGCCCTCCAACAGTGAGGTTTACCTCAGAGATGTGGCATCCTAATG TTTACCAAGATGGAACAGTTTGCATTTCAATTCTTCATCCTCCTGGTGAAGATCCAAACGGTTATGAGCATGCAAGTGAACGCTGGAGTCCAGTCCATACA GTTGAGAGCATAGTTTTGAGTATAATATCAATGCTTTCAAGCCCTAATGACGAATCTCCTGCAAACGTAGATGCCGCG AAAGAATGGAGAGAAACAAAGGATGAGTTCAGAAGGAAAGTTAGACGGTGCGTCAGAAGATCGCAAGAAATGCTATAA
- the LOC132188475 gene encoding geranylgeranyl transferase type-1 subunit beta isoform X1 — protein sequence MESEWDPLDEPLSPPRFSSVFERDRHVAYMEMMYQLLPSPYETQEVNRLTLAYFVISGLHLLSVLDRVDKEAVASWVLSLQAHPTNRAELNDGKFYGFHGSRTSQFPPDNNGVLGHNNSHLASTYCALAILKIVGYDFSTIDSKTILTSMRNLQQPDGSFMPIRTGAETDLRFVYCAAAICFMLEDWRGMDKEKAKEYIINCQSYDGGFGLIPGSESHAVVTALTTHSGATYCAVASLRLMGVIGDDILSTSVAPSIIDVPLLLDWILQRQATDGGFQGRPNKDSDTCYAFWIGAVLHMLGCYKLIDEKALRRFLLTCQSEYGGFSKFSGSVFPGQVPDLYHSYYGLTAFSLLGESGMNPLCFELGIADLAATGLLI from the exons ATGGAGTCGGAGTGGGACCCATTGGACGAGCCACTGTCTCCGCCTCGTTTTTCGTCGGTATTCGAGAGGGATCGACACGTGGCGTACATGGAGATGATGTACCAGCTGTTGCCGTCGCCGTACGAGACGCAGGAGGTCAACCGCCTCACCCTCGCCTACTTCGTCATCTCCGGCCTCCACCTCCTCTCCGTCCTTGATCGc GTTGACAAGGAAGCGGTTGCTAGTTGGGTTTTATCCTTGCAAGCTCACCCAACAAATAGAGCTGAACTGAATGATG GAAAATTTTATGGGTTCCATGGTTCTAGAACTTCTCAATTTCCTCCAGACAATAATGGG GTTTTGGGTCACAATAATAGTCATCTGGCAAGTACATACTGTGCCCTAGCCATACTAAAGATTGTTGGCTATGACTTCTCAACTATTGACTCTAAGACGATATTGACATCAATGAGAAACCTTCAACAGCCTGATGGAAG TTTTATGCCTATCCGCACTGGGGCAGAGACAGATCTTCGCTTTGTATATTGTGCCG CTGCCATCTGTTTTATGTTGGAGGATTGGAGGGGCATGGATAAGGAGAAAGCGAAGGAGTACATAATAAATTGCCAG TCATACGATGGTGGCTTTGGATTGATACCTGGTTCAGAATCTCATG CGGTGGTGACAGCACTGACTACTCACA GTGGTGCAACTTACTGTGCTGTTGCATCTCTTCGATTAATGGGAGTCATTGGAGATGATATTCTGTCTACTAGTGTGGCTCCTTCGATCATAGATGTGCCCTTGCTGCTGGATTGGATCTTGCAG AGGCAGGCAACTGACGGTGGTTTTCAAGGTAGACCCAACAAAGATAGTGATACCTGTTATGCATTTTG GATTGGAGCGGTTTTACACATGTTAGGGTGCTACAAACTAATTGATGAAAAAGCTTTACGTCGATTTTTGCTGACTTGTCAGTCTGAG TATGGTGGTTTCAGTAAGTTCTCGGGGAGTGTATTCCCAGGGCAAGTGCCAGATTTGTACCACTCCTATTATGGATTGACTGCATTCAGCCTCTTGGGAGAATCGGGCATGAACCCACTGTGTTTTGAGCTGGGAATAGCAGATCTGGCTGCCACAGGCCTCTTGATTTAA
- the LOC132187460 gene encoding uncharacterized protein LOC132187460 isoform X2, with amino-acid sequence MKGKKATMLTFAEKCKSILASNWQGHLNTIKADAKGSKGDIYTSKVKYILRRGKPYIWVPEDDFHNVNTIIDERGSFAVSSPFPGPLSSLLRSMKKLPARVALTGDVEPLKDGKAQSATESLREVILSEQKAMSECSYTVSGVLSSSNPSSTSRSESLKELLEGDEKYVIYKFNLSSSMFIDGNGGTFEVDLEDIRASKADPLARFSSRLIDGINQSEARRRALMLFCFVYFNANARDAYALSIDRNGFDVLGKVPSPVLKDGCSQFQWKGFRFALKEEANDVETFCRQLVEMEEEAVKKVSGYSGLG; translated from the exons ATGAAGGGCAAGAAGGCAACAATGCTAACATTTGCAGAGAAATGCAAg AGCATATTGGCGTCGAATTGGCAAGGCCACCTCAATACCATTAAAGCTGACGCCAAAGGAAG CAAGGGAGATATCTACACATCAAAGGTTAAGTACATACTCAGAAGAGGGAAGCCATATATTTGGGTGCCTGAAGATGATTTTCATAATGTG AACACAATCATTGATGAACGTGGTTCATTTGCCGTGAGCAGTCCCTTCCCAGGACCACTGTCAAGCTTGCTTAGATCGATGAAGAAG CTACCAGCTCGGGTTGCTTTGACTGGGGATGTAGAGCCTCTTAAAGATGGAAAG GCTCAGTCTGCAACAGAAAGCCTTAGAGAAGTCATATTATCTGAACAGAAAGCAATGAGTGAGTGCAGTTATACGGTTTCCGGTGTATTAAGTTCATCTAATCCTAGTTCTACATCTCGAAGTGAGAGCCTTAAGGAGCTATTGGAAGGGGATGAAAAATATGTGATTTATAAGTTCAATTTGAG TTCCTCCATGTTTATTGATGGCAATGGAGGCACTTTTGAAGTAGATCTGGAAGATATACGAGCATCCAAAGCAGATCCGCTAG CACGCTTCTCTTCGAGGCTAATTGATGGGATTAATCAAAGTGAAGCAAGGCGTAGAGCTTTGATGCTCTTTTGTTTTGTATACTTCAATGCAAATGCAAGG GATGCATATGCGCTCTCTATTGATCGCAATGGATTTGATGTGCTGGGGAAGGTCCCTAGTCCAGTGTTGAAGGATGGCTGCAGCCAATTCCAGTGGAAGGGGTTTAGGTTCGCGTTGAAGGAAGAGGCAAATGATGTTGAAACTTTCTGCCGTCAACTTGTGGAAATGGAAGAGGAGGCTGTCAAAAAAGTATCAGGCTACAGTGGTCTAGGATAA
- the LOC132188560 gene encoding uncharacterized protein LOC132188560 — protein MMGEALVTTLSMESHHLSTLLSMDMGSLSHEELEREMNRSVFFSQPPDINLPLLSEPSPPPPAWGDPSDILDVSLGSQIYEEVTKVNVTKVARKWTKRLDSIWGAWFFFSFYFKPVLNEKSKCKIVRDSNGVSGYEKSDLQVDTFLVQHDMENMYMWVFKERPENALGKMQLRSYMNGHSRQGERPFPFSVDKGFVRSHRMQRKHYRGLSNPQCVHGIEVVQSPNLKGLNEEEKKRWMELTGRDINFSLPLEASNFGFWRNLQNTEFELDRALPQKNNTNAHQRKLLNHTGLNLSTQPPDRGNSDGIYLSPVCNKRKKDLFSHGNDDSCYVPNNPHFNRVLDMKIYPVNPPWLNEFSGVMKNVYGPVTVAKTIYEDDKGFLIIVSLPFADLQRVKVTWKNTHSHGIIKISCVSKACMPFIKRQDRTFKLTDPTPEHCPPGELIREIHLPARIPEDAKLEAYCGETGAMLEIIVPKHRAGSEEHEVRVCLRSLSMGVNDHLPT, from the coding sequence ATGATGGGGGAAGCTCTCGTCACAACCCTTTCAATGGAGAGCCATCATCTCTCTACACTTTTGTCAATGGATATGGGTTCTTTGTCGCACGAGGAattggagagagagatgaaTCGGTCTGTCTTCTTTTCACAACCGCCTGATATCAATCTCCCGCTGTTATCTGAGCCTAGCCCACCTCCCCCAGCTTGGGGTGATCCATCTGACATCTTAGATGTAAGCCTTGGGTCTCAGATTTATGAAGAAGTGACAAAAGTCAATGTCACAAAAGTTGCACGGAAATGGACCAAGCGGCTTGACAGCATTTGGGGTGCCtggtttttctttagtttttacTTCAAGCCTGTTTTGAATGAGAAATCAAAGTGTAAGATTGTTCGAGATAGTAATGGTGTGTCTGGATATGAGAAATCAGACCTGCAAGTAGACACGTTTTTGGTTCAGCATGACATGGAGAACATGTATATGTGGGTTTTCAAGGAAAGGCCTGAAAATGCACTGGGTAAGATGCAACTAAGGAGTTACATGAATGGTCATTCTCGCCAAGGGGAGCGTCCATTTCCGTTTAGTGTGGACAAGGGTTTTGTTCGATCACACCGTATGCAGAGGAAGCACTATAGGGGTCTATCTAATCCTCAGTGTGTGCATGGTATTGAAGTTGTTCAGTCCCCCAACCTTAAGGGTCTTAAtgaggaagagaagaagaggtggATGGAGCTTACAGGCCGAGATATAAACTTCTCTCTGCCACTTGAAGCAAgtaattttggtttttggagAAACCTACAAAACACCGAATTCGAGCTTGACCGAGCCCTTCCtcaaaaaaataacacaaatgcCCACCAAAGAAAGTTGCTTAATCATACTGGTTTGAATTTGTCAACTCAGCCACCAGACCGTGGCAATAGTGATGGCATATATCTTTCACCAGTATGTAACAAACGGAAGAAGGATTTGTTTTCTCATGGAAACGATGACAGCTGTTATGTGCCTAATAATCCACATTTTAACAGAGTTTTGGATATGAAAATCTACCCAGTCAATCCCCCCTGGTTAAATGAGTTTAGTGGGGTAATGAAGAATGTATATGGGCCTGTTACAGTTGCAAAAACTATATACGAGGATGACAAAGGGTTCTTGATAATTGTCAGCTTGCCTTTCGCTGATCTTCAGAGAGTAAAAGTTACCTGGAAGAACACTCACTCACATGGGATCATAAAGATATCTTGTGTGAGTAAGGCCTGCATGCCATTCATTAAGCGACAGGATAGGACATTTAAGCTAACTGATCCAACACCAGAGCACTGCCCTCCAGGGGAATTGATTAGGGAAATTCACCTCCCTGCCCGCATTCCAGAAGATGCTAAACTTGAAGCTTACTGCGGTGAGACAGGAGCAATGCTTGAGATCATTGTGCCCAAACATCGTGCAGGATCAGAAGAACATGAAGTTCGTGTATGCCTTCGCTCCCTCTCCATGGGAGTGAACGACCATTTGCCAACCTGA